A single Candidatus Eisenbacteria bacterium DNA region contains:
- a CDS encoding BrnA antitoxin family protein, whose protein sequence is MRAHYDFSKMKGRRNPYIKLLKQAVTIRLDRDTVEYFKALAETTGLPYQSLINLYLRDCAVHRRKLSFRWEPEGRRTTA, encoded by the coding sequence ATGAGAGCCCACTACGACTTCTCCAAGATGAAGGGGCGACGCAACCCTTACATCAAGTTGCTCAAGCAGGCTGTAACGATTCGTCTCGACCGAGACACCGTCGAGTACTTCAAGGCGCTGGCAGAGACGACAGGATTGCCGTACCAGAGCCTGATCAATCTGTATCTCCGGGACTGCGCCGTGCACCGTCGGAAGCTGTCCTTCCGGTGGGAACCTGAGGGTCGCCGAACAACCGCATGA
- a CDS encoding response regulator, which translates to MTAKLRGHMAVIGIADGALREAIRRTLEREGAAVAASARAGELLSDMRTRGGDICLLDADLAGADLESLLLQIRSLDQAMPIVLVSSQPTGTSSYAAGLTLLPLPFRRRELIDLMQQLLRQDAPSS; encoded by the coding sequence ATGACCGCCAAGCTTCGCGGACACATGGCTGTCATCGGCATCGCTGACGGCGCCCTGCGGGAGGCGATCCGCCGGACGCTTGAGAGAGAGGGCGCGGCGGTCGCGGCGAGCGCTCGAGCCGGAGAGCTTCTCTCCGACATGCGAACGCGGGGGGGCGACATTTGCCTTCTGGACGCCGACCTCGCGGGGGCTGATCTCGAGTCCCTCCTGCTGCAGATCCGGAGTCTCGATCAGGCCATGCCCATCGTTCTCGTCTCCTCTCAACCGACCGGAACATCCTCCTACGCCGCCGGACTGACGCTCCTCCCTCTGCCCTTTCGAAGAAGGGAGCTGATCGACCTGATGCAGCAGCTTCTCCGCCAGGACGCTCCCAGCTCCTAG
- a CDS encoding sigma-54-dependent Fis family transcriptional regulator: protein MAERILIVDDDADTRQSLVAIATRDGWTVEEAADGESALRLIKRQAYDLVLSDLVMPRIDGLELLRRLRAAGIRVPFVMITGHATVETAVEAMRIGAFDYLSKPVRLGVLRSVLAKVRRVRRAEDSETSTEGPRLEGVSEGIRRIKELIELAAPSRSTVLITGETGTGKEIIAEMIHRQSPRASKRLVKVNCAGLPENLIESELFGHEKGAFTGADRAREGRFEAADHGTLFLDEISEMSWSAQARLLRVIEAGEFERVGSSETRKVSARVIAATNQDLKRLSQEKRFREDLYYRVRVIEIRILPLRERREDLPILTEAFLQRLSREHGRPVPPVSDRVARAFAAYSWPGNVRELEHVLEHAFILCRGGEIGPEHLPAELRPERPRAVQIPVGTPLERAEREIIQATLEAVDDDKREAARLLGLSRSALYRRLGELASGKPQGPIREEPGSGEGDSAGESAGPVDRPVEDR, encoded by the coding sequence ATGGCTGAGAGGATCCTGATTGTCGACGATGACGCGGACACCCGCCAAAGCCTCGTCGCCATCGCCACACGGGACGGCTGGACCGTGGAGGAAGCCGCCGACGGCGAGAGCGCTCTCCGACTGATCAAGAGGCAGGCATACGACCTGGTCCTCTCCGATCTGGTCATGCCCAGGATCGACGGGCTCGAGCTGCTGCGACGGCTGCGGGCCGCGGGCATCCGCGTCCCGTTCGTGATGATCACAGGCCACGCCACTGTCGAGACGGCGGTGGAAGCGATGCGCATCGGCGCCTTTGACTACCTGTCGAAGCCGGTTCGCCTGGGAGTCCTCCGCTCCGTCCTCGCGAAGGTCCGCAGGGTGCGTCGGGCGGAGGACTCCGAGACAAGCACGGAAGGACCGAGGCTCGAGGGAGTGAGCGAGGGGATCCGCCGCATCAAGGAGCTCATCGAGCTCGCGGCGCCTTCCAGGAGCACGGTCCTGATCACGGGGGAAACAGGCACCGGCAAGGAGATCATCGCCGAGATGATCCACAGGCAGAGCCCCCGGGCATCCAAGCGGCTTGTCAAGGTCAACTGCGCCGGGCTGCCCGAGAATCTGATCGAGTCGGAGCTCTTCGGACACGAGAAGGGCGCATTCACGGGGGCCGACAGAGCGAGGGAGGGGCGCTTCGAGGCCGCCGATCACGGGACCCTGTTTCTGGACGAGATCTCCGAGATGTCCTGGTCGGCCCAGGCCCGCCTGCTTCGCGTCATCGAGGCGGGGGAGTTCGAGCGCGTCGGTTCCTCGGAGACGCGCAAGGTGAGCGCGAGGGTGATCGCGGCGACCAATCAGGACCTCAAGAGGCTGTCGCAAGAGAAGAGGTTTCGCGAGGATCTCTACTACAGGGTGCGCGTGATCGAGATCCGAATCCTTCCCCTCAGGGAGCGACGCGAGGATCTGCCGATCCTGACCGAGGCGTTTCTCCAGCGCCTCTCCAGGGAGCACGGGCGCCCGGTTCCCCCCGTCTCCGACCGGGTAGCGCGAGCCTTCGCGGCCTATTCGTGGCCGGGCAACGTCCGCGAGCTGGAGCATGTTCTCGAGCATGCCTTCATTCTCTGCCGCGGGGGGGAAATCGGTCCCGAGCATCTCCCGGCCGAGCTGCGGCCGGAGCGACCGCGGGCCGTCCAGATCCCAGTGGGCACCCCGCTCGAGAGGGCAGAGCGAGAGATCATTCAGGCCACTCTCGAGGCGGTGGACGACGACAAGCGGGAAGCGGCCCGCCTGCTCGGTCTCTCGAGGAGCGCGCTCTATCGAAGGCTCGGCGAGCTCGCGTCCGGCAAGCCTCAGGGCCCGATCCGGGAGGAGCCCGGCTCCGGCGAGGGCGACTCCGCGGGGGAATCGGCGGGCCCTGTGGATCGTCCGGTCGAGGATCGCTGA
- a CDS encoding PAS domain S-box protein, giving the protein MESGSGSEPAGNRRADIPAPASRSSSAGIAAGYFEAVVRQLAAAVVVTDLDRRIRLWSAGAERLLGYRADEIVGEPYARLVPDDLLESDAKEIRRRVLESDQVLYFPTQHLTKDGRRVRVEVCRSFLRDHDGAPLGYSSVILDQTEKLAMQDRLLQAERLNALGMVVGKVFHELRTPLGVLVLQAEILSEEIDELLERAGDRADAPLASRVRESLAAFAREIQRIEGLAEDYLLMIRPIKAHPSSLRLGDFLDTLESELRGKGERPGCEVRVECRRPDAVVRLDPLQMLRVFHNLAGNSLDAIPDGLSPFLLIHADVEGDLLILSLRDNGPGLPPELCGGGAFEIFATTKRGGSGLGLHLVQEIVLAHGGRISLGNHAEGGAEARIELPMQGADRDG; this is encoded by the coding sequence ATGGAATCGGGCAGTGGCTCGGAGCCCGCGGGCAACCGACGAGCGGACATCCCCGCGCCGGCCTCGAGATCCTCCTCGGCAGGGATTGCCGCCGGCTACTTCGAGGCCGTTGTCAGGCAGCTTGCAGCCGCCGTGGTGGTCACCGATCTCGACCGCCGGATCCGCCTCTGGAGCGCGGGCGCCGAGAGGCTCCTCGGCTACCGCGCCGATGAGATCGTCGGCGAGCCCTACGCGCGCTTGGTCCCCGATGACCTCCTGGAAAGCGATGCGAAGGAGATCAGGCGGCGCGTTCTCGAGTCCGACCAGGTTCTCTACTTCCCGACGCAACACCTGACCAAGGACGGTCGGCGGGTGCGTGTGGAGGTCTGCCGGTCCTTCCTCAGGGATCATGACGGCGCCCCGCTCGGCTACAGCAGTGTCATTCTCGACCAGACGGAGAAGCTTGCCATGCAGGACAGGCTCCTGCAGGCGGAGCGCCTCAACGCGCTGGGGATGGTTGTGGGAAAGGTCTTTCACGAGCTGCGCACGCCTCTGGGTGTGCTCGTTCTCCAGGCGGAGATCCTCTCGGAGGAGATCGACGAGCTCCTCGAGCGGGCGGGCGATCGCGCGGACGCGCCCCTCGCGTCGCGCGTGCGCGAGTCCCTCGCCGCGTTCGCCCGCGAGATCCAGAGGATCGAAGGACTCGCGGAGGACTATCTCCTCATGATCCGTCCGATCAAGGCGCATCCTTCCTCCTTGCGGCTGGGAGACTTCCTGGACACGCTCGAGAGCGAGCTTCGGGGCAAGGGCGAGCGGCCCGGCTGCGAGGTGCGGGTAGAATGCAGGCGTCCGGACGCGGTGGTGCGGTTGGACCCGCTCCAGATGCTGCGCGTGTTTCACAACCTCGCCGGGAACTCGCTCGACGCGATACCCGATGGACTATCCCCGTTCCTTTTGATCCACGCCGATGTCGAGGGCGATCTTCTGATTCTCAGTCTGCGCGACAACGGTCCAGGTCTGCCACCCGAGCTCTGTGGAGGGGGCGCGTTCGAGATCTTCGCGACGACGAAGCGAGGAGGGTCGGGACTGGGGCTCCACCTGGTGCAGGAGATCGTGCTCGCGCACGGCGGCAGGATCAGTCTCGGGAATCACGCCGAGGGAGGTGCGGAGGCCAGGATCGAGCTTCCGATGCAAGGAGCCGACCGGGATGGCTGA
- a CDS encoding L,D-transpeptidase — translation MRQSCRPCPPYALSALLVGVLSLAFVSGCPRGKDTAAADAGQTAIDPKVVKKRIDALKKENGRLQGRLDKLIPKEPYIVINTTLNRLYLRKGNETLLEAVISTGSNTELTTPDGRKTWFFSTPRGVFKVRHRKENPVWVRPDWAFVEEGEPIPGPTAPERYEAGVLGDYGLDFGDGYLIHGTLFQRFLGQSVTHGCVRVGDTDLAQIWESTRVGTPIYIF, via the coding sequence ATGAGACAGAGTTGCCGACCTTGTCCTCCGTATGCCCTGTCGGCCTTGCTGGTAGGCGTATTGTCTCTGGCATTCGTCTCAGGCTGTCCCCGCGGCAAGGACACGGCCGCGGCCGACGCGGGGCAGACGGCGATCGATCCGAAGGTCGTCAAGAAGAGGATCGACGCCCTCAAGAAGGAGAACGGCCGTCTCCAGGGGCGCCTCGATAAGCTGATCCCCAAGGAGCCATACATCGTCATCAACACGACGCTGAACCGTCTCTACCTCAGGAAGGGCAACGAGACGCTCCTCGAGGCAGTCATCTCAACGGGAAGCAACACCGAGTTGACCACTCCGGATGGTCGCAAGACATGGTTCTTCTCCACTCCCCGCGGCGTCTTCAAGGTGCGGCATCGGAAGGAGAATCCCGTTTGGGTGCGGCCCGACTGGGCGTTCGTCGAGGAAGGCGAACCGATCCCCGGGCCGACCGCCCCGGAGAGGTACGAGGCTGGGGTTCTCGGCGACTACGGGCTCGACTTCGGAGACGGCTACCTGATCCACGGAACGCTCTTCCAGAGATTCCTCGGGCAGAGCGTCACGCATGGCTGCGTGCGGGTAGGCGACACCGATCTCGCCCAGATCTGGGAGTCGACCCGCGTCGGCACCCCGATCTACATCTTCTGA
- a CDS encoding DUF4398 domain-containing protein has translation MWRGSAAKDRKEMSRIMTGSVRRTRRFTLAVWSGVLVLLVLGLASCAKPPEAEMAAAQAAIDQAKVKEAAEYAAPELKAAEDSLAAARNEVDRQSAKFALFRSYKVAKVKALSAQTAGNTAAEAAVRNKEIARQDAEKSLADAQQAIADVRTLLDSPHGKRLMRAKEARQAIEQIKTELDATEASLENVRQAQAQEKYKPAARMAKEAASKARSLGTEVQAAVDKMTGGK, from the coding sequence ATGTGGCGGGGGTCTGCTGCGAAGGATCGAAAGGAGATGTCTCGAATCATGACCGGTTCTGTTCGGCGTACGCGGCGTTTCACGCTAGCGGTTTGGTCGGGTGTGCTGGTCCTTCTCGTTCTGGGTCTTGCCTCTTGCGCAAAGCCGCCGGAGGCCGAGATGGCCGCGGCTCAGGCTGCGATCGATCAAGCCAAGGTCAAGGAGGCTGCCGAGTATGCGGCTCCTGAGCTGAAGGCCGCTGAGGATTCGCTTGCCGCCGCCAGGAACGAGGTGGATCGGCAGAGTGCGAAGTTTGCCCTCTTCCGTAGCTACAAGGTTGCGAAGGTGAAGGCTCTTTCTGCCCAGACGGCGGGGAACACCGCGGCTGAGGCGGCTGTTCGCAACAAGGAGATCGCGCGTCAGGACGCGGAGAAGAGTCTCGCTGACGCGCAGCAGGCGATCGCGGATGTCCGCACGCTCCTGGATAGTCCTCACGGCAAGCGGCTGATGAGGGCCAAGGAGGCGCGTCAGGCCATCGAGCAGATCAAGACGGAGCTGGATGCGACTGAGGCATCGCTCGAGAACGTGCGGCAGGCTCAGGCTCAAGAGAAGTACAAGCCGGCTGCCAGAATGGCCAAGGAGGCCGCGTCGAAGGCTCGGAGTCTGGGCACTGAGGTCCAGGCGGCCGTCGACAAGATGACTGGCGGCAAGTAG
- a CDS encoding A/G-specific adenine glycosylase: protein MMPSDTKSAGERPAPIPAAAFRRKLLRWYDRSRRDLPWRGAKDPYRILVSEVMLQQTRVEVVRDRYGRFLQRFPDMRTLASASEDDVLAEWSGLGYYRRASNLRAAARAIVEKHGGRFPSSESDAAALPGVGPYTVSAVLSIAYDLPSAAVDGNVSRVLSRLALLPARPPHHVRREADRLLSRERPGDANQALMDLGATICVPRGPRCADCPLRDMCGAFRSRRTDNFPPAEKGTDTVDEAATLWIAHRPGDAIWLERRRQRPLVGMWMLPWRGEAAAAPGARFVGPLHHAIMNRRYLCQVWDAGDSRERIPGPRAGPGRWVRVDQIGDIPHSSLLDKAVDLWMSRRDRLRLDRRGRGRPPRRRAVTPLDREDRTGPKDDSRSSSVRRGQTPQGDPPPSGGEGRCGRASPASRRREPPLPAPAESKSGRCPGRDAAGPVRPRSKRPESR, encoded by the coding sequence ATGATGCCCAGCGACACGAAATCTGCCGGGGAGCGTCCCGCCCCGATTCCGGCGGCCGCCTTCAGGAGAAAGCTCCTGCGATGGTACGACCGGAGCCGGCGCGATCTCCCCTGGCGTGGCGCGAAGGACCCCTACCGCATCCTCGTGTCGGAAGTGATGCTCCAGCAGACGAGGGTGGAGGTCGTGCGCGACCGCTACGGGCGATTCCTGCAGCGCTTCCCCGACATGCGGACGCTTGCCTCCGCGTCGGAGGACGATGTGCTCGCGGAGTGGTCGGGCCTCGGCTACTACCGGCGCGCGAGCAACCTCCGGGCCGCCGCCCGCGCGATCGTCGAGAAGCATGGGGGGCGATTCCCGTCATCGGAGTCGGATGCAGCCGCGCTCCCCGGGGTCGGCCCTTACACTGTGAGCGCGGTGCTGAGCATCGCCTACGACCTGCCGTCGGCAGCGGTGGACGGCAACGTCTCGCGGGTCCTCTCTCGCCTCGCGTTGTTGCCGGCCAGGCCACCGCATCACGTGCGGCGCGAGGCGGATCGATTGCTCTCCCGTGAGAGGCCGGGCGACGCGAACCAGGCGCTCATGGATCTTGGCGCGACGATCTGCGTCCCCCGCGGGCCGAGGTGCGCGGACTGCCCCCTGCGGGACATGTGCGGAGCCTTCAGATCGCGCCGAACGGACAACTTCCCGCCGGCCGAGAAGGGAACCGACACTGTCGACGAAGCCGCGACCCTCTGGATCGCGCACCGCCCCGGGGACGCGATCTGGCTCGAGCGGCGGAGGCAGAGGCCTCTCGTGGGGATGTGGATGCTGCCCTGGAGGGGCGAAGCCGCAGCCGCGCCCGGCGCCAGGTTCGTGGGGCCTCTCCATCACGCCATCATGAACCGCCGCTATCTCTGCCAGGTCTGGGACGCGGGCGACTCGCGCGAGAGAATCCCCGGACCGCGGGCCGGGCCTGGCCGCTGGGTCCGCGTCGACCAGATCGGGGATATTCCCCATTCCTCGCTTCTCGACAAAGCAGTCGATCTGTGGATGTCGAGGAGGGACCGGCTTCGCCTGGATCGCAGGGGACGTGGCCGCCCGCCGCGCCGCCGAGCCGTCACGCCTCTCGACCGGGAGGATCGAACAGGTCCGAAGGACGATTCGCGTTCCTCAAGCGTGCGGCGAGGTCAAACCCCTCAGGGAGATCCGCCGCCCTCAGGAGGCGAAGGGCGATGCGGTCGAGCATCTCCTGCATCGAGGCGCCGGGAGCCGCCCCTTCCAGCACCGGCAGAATCGAAAAGTGGTAGATGCCCGGGAAGGGATGCCGCAGGCCCTGTTCGTCCCCGTAGCAAGCGACCTGAATCACGGTAG